Within the Bos indicus x Bos taurus breed Angus x Brahman F1 hybrid chromosome 17, Bos_hybrid_MaternalHap_v2.0, whole genome shotgun sequence genome, the region TGCCAGCTGAAGCCAGAGCTGGTGCCCCTTACATGGAGAGCTTTTGCCAGGATGTGCCCAATCAGATGTACCCTCCCCGCCTGgcaccctccccctccttccccagagCGGAGCCTGTGCCGGCTGTTAGTGATACCCCTGCTGACTTTGGGGTGAAGGGCCCACCCTGGTCCTGGCCTAGTGGCCACTTGTCCCCAGCTTGGCTTCTCCATCACCACTCAAAGCCACCTCCCTCCGCCAGAGCTCAGGACTCTGTGAGTCGGGGCATGCACAGGCCTGGGGTACGAGAAGGGGGCTGAGCGCAGGGCCAGGGTGGGGCCTGGCCAATGACTGTGCCCTCATATTCTGGCAAGCACTCCATGACCCATGAACCACACGGGACCCAAACCACACTGGCCAGCTGGGACCTGAGCCACCCCCAGCTAAGACTCTACAGCCTGGATGAAAGTCTCACgccacccaccccagccccgccccccgccccaggtcAGACCAGGGCCCTAGCGCTCCTCTAGACCCGCTGTAGCGTGGCCTCTGGGGTCCCCCAAGCGCTGCAGGCTCACCTTCAGTTCCCGGTCCTGCTGCTTGAAGTCTTCATCCTCGTCCGAGTCGCACTCAGGAAACTGGTACACGTGGATCCCAAACTTGTCGATCTCTTCCCGGATCTGCAGCCAGCGAGGACTGTCAGGGGAGGGGCCGGCAGCCTCAGTCCCCTCTGAGCCCCGCGCAGACCCCCCAGGCCTGCAGGCTCACCCGCTCTTTCAGCTTCCGGATCTCCCCTGGGACGAGACAGTCGGCCTTGGCGATGAGGGGCACGATGTTCACCTTCTCGTGCAGGGCCTTCATGAAGCCCACGTCCACCGGCCGCAGCCTGTGAGGGGCCGGGGTGAGGGGCttgaggggtggggtggcgggAGGGGGTGCCTGAGGAACGGGCGGGCCAGGCCCCCTGGCCCGGGCAGCCACCTACCCGTGCCCGAAAGGGGAGATGAAGTACAAGCAGCAGTGCACCCGGTTGTCCTGGATGTTCTTGCGGTTGAGGCCGCTCTCGTCCCGGAAGTACTGCTCGAACTGCTGGTCCACATAGTCGGTGATGGGCTtccagctgggggcagggggcacgtGAGGCCAGCCGGGCTGGGAGCCGGAGGCTAGGCCAGCCCAGGCAAGCCTTCCTCACCACTCAGAGTTGTTGACGGCGTCCCCGAAGCCCGGTGTGTCCACGATggtgagcttcagcttcaccccCTTCTCTTCAATGTCCACCGTATGCTTTAGGATCTCAACCGTCTGGCTGATGCGTTCTGGGGCAGGGATGGTTTAGAGTGGCCTCTGCAGCCCTGACTCCTACGCCCGGGCACCCCAGACACTCCCAGGTTACGTGGCCTGGTGGTGGTCTGGACCCACGCTTCAGGGACAGAGGATCGGGGCTGGACCTGGAAGGAGCCCTTGAAAGGCTCACCCAGCAGGGGGTGTGGGGCCCACTCACCCTCGGCACTCAGCAGTTTCCGCTCCTTGTACAGGTCGGTCAGGAAGAGGCTGTGGACCAGTGTGGACTTCcccaggcctgactcccctgcccACAGATGCAGTGGGGAGGTCAGGTCCCAGGCCCCAGACAGAGCATGGCTGCCCGTGCCCCTGCCCGCCCTGGGGCCTGGGCCACTCACCGGCCACCATGAGCGTGAAGTCGAAGCCCTTCTTCACAGACTTGCGGTGCACCTGGTTGGGCAGCGTGGCGAAGCCCACGTACTGCTTGTCGACgtcctggcgggggtggggcgggtcAGGGGCACGCTCCTGTTCCTGGAGCAGCCCCGGCCCCTGCCCCTACCGGGCTCAGGCCAGGGGGGCAGCAGGGCAGGGTCCCCCGGGAGAGTGGCATCTCAGTGGCAGCAGCAGGCGAGGGTCTGTGGGCAAAGGCCCCCCCTgaggtgggaggcaggtgggCCTGGAGGGTGGTGGTGCCCTCAAGGGCTTCACAGACGCCAAGTCAGTGCCTGGAGCAGGGGCAACAGGCACATCCAGCAAGGCCAGTGTCCttgggtggggggcagagggcaCCAGGACCCGGACCCCTCAGACGTGCCCAAGGACCTCCGAAGCTGGAGAAGCCCCCACCTCAATACTCACCCCTCCGCGAAAGTAGAGGGTGGGAGGCCCCATCTGGCCCCGATCCAGCCGCGGGGGCGGCTGGCGGCAGCGACTGCGGGGCTGCGGCTAtttatagacagcagcccccggCCTCCCTGTGGCCCCGTGCACAGCCCAGGACCCCAGGACCCTGCGGCCCCCGTCATATCCCCAGTCCGGGCACCGGGGTGGGCGCGCGCTGACCCACTTTCCGCGCCCCACTCCACACACACCTTGAGCCGCCTCTGGGCCTGGGTCCGCGGCGACAGCAGCGGCTCCACTAGGCGGTCCTGGGGTGCTGCCAGCGAGTCCATCCCCGCCAGCCTGGGACCGTGCGGGCCACGCTGGGGCCCAGAGGGTCAGGCCCGCCCGCCGCCAGGCGTGTTCTCGCCCCCGGGGCGCACGGACGCGGGCACCGGGGCCCAGGGCGGGGCAGTGCTCACGCGATGCGCGACCCCGAGGTCCCCCTCGAGCCGCGGGTCCGGCCCCAGACGGCCAGCCCCGGGCACAAGTGGGTCCCTGCGCCGGACGGGAGCGCGCGGTCTCCGGGAGACAGTCGCCTGGAAATGAGGCCGCGCGGGCGGAGCCATCGGAGCggaggagggcagggcccagCTCGGCAGGCAGGCGGCTGCGCGCGCAGCGGCGCGGCTCGGGCCGTCAGCCCCGCGACTGCACGGCGGGGGCTGGTCCACGGCGGGTCCGCGCCGCCGCGCCCGCCGCCAGAGGGAGCCCCATCCACGCGCTCCAGCCCGGCCCCCCGAAACTCCCCACAGACGCACCCCTCCCtgcgcgccccgccccccgcaTGTGTCCGGAGAATGTTTACCGCCGCGGCCGCCAAGACCAGCGGGGAACCTGCGAGGGCAGAGACCCGCTCCCCACCCAGGCCCGCGTCGGGCGGCAGGGGGCGGTCAGAGCCCTAGATGCCGCCCCCCATCCCCTCTGCAAACGCGGAAGCTGTGGCCCGTGCGTAGCTCCCCAAACCCGCCGGCCAGCCCTGCTGGCCAGACAGCTACTGCCAGCCGAGGGGGGCTGATGGAGCGGACCCCTTCCCGGGGGGCACTCTGTCTTAGCTTCCACCCTGCCCTCACCCCCCAGGATTGGGCAATAGGGGGCCTGGGGGGCTCTGGCTAGCTCCGCCCTCTCGCCTGTGAGCCCCCAAACCCAGCCTCTCCCCAACCCCACAGGCCCCCACCGGAGTCTGAATAGGCCAGACCAATGGGAAGGAGCTGAGCATCCAAAGAGGTGGACCCGCTGTGAACTCCGTCAGTAGGGCTGGGaggcccccacacccccacccaccctcccttccTAGCTCCCTGCTTAAGAAGCCTCTGTACCCCCGTCCAGGCCGGAGCTGCTGCCATGGGGCCTGGAGGCCTCTGGCacctggggaggaggggtgggtccACTTCTGGGAACAGGAGCGCCTTTCATCCAAGAggatggggggggggtggtgcacAGGCCACAGCCCGGCCCCCCGCCCTGGCTCCAAGAAAGCACCCGCCACGTGGACCTGTGGGGGGCCTCAGGGCTGAGTATCCCCCAGCCTCCAACCCCAGGCGCCACCTTAGACATGGCTGCTAGGACCAGCTCCTGCCGGGTGGATAAGCTGATGTCTCGGGCCTAGGGCACCTCCGAGGACAGAGCGGGCCTGGCCTCATCTCCCCACACCCTGGGGCCTGAAGGGTGCACTGCCCAGACGGCCTCGGTTTGCCCGCTGGTAAGGCACAGCCTCGGGAGGCCCGGGACCAGGGACAAGCCCAGCCCCTGCCAGCCCAGCCCGCGTCCCACCTCACCTGCACAGGGCTGGGGATTCCCTGGGGGTCCCCAAGCAGAGGGCCCTGCCGCCCGCTTTGTCTGGTCCTCAGACACTGCTGAGGACTCCTGGAGCCGCAGACGTGCCGcgcccacctcctccccaccgcCTGGTGCCTGACGCTCTCGAGGCGTTTTCATTCTTAGAATCTCTCCGTCAGCTCTGGGAACAGGAGCCAGAGCCAGTGGAGCCACCACTTTCGCTGAGAGGGGGTGCAGTGGGGGAGGGCACAGGGGACCACCAGAGCCCCCCACCCAGTGCCTAAGGTGGTGGGCACGGAGGGGTCCATAGAGTCCCCCTCTTTCCTGGAGGGGCAACAGGCTGAGGCTCAGAACACCAACAATGGAACAGTGAAGACCCACGGGGAGCCTGCCCCAAACGCCTGGCTCCTGGCCCCGATCCCGGGGGGAAGCTACACCCCACCCACATCACGGCCTCTGACTCGTGCCCCAGGGGCAGGCATGGGTGAGGCCGGTCCTAGCTGAGCTCCAGGTGGGGCAGACACCGGCCTAGCGGGGCTGGAGCCCCAGCAGAGGACCCCAAGCGTCTGCAGGCCCTGGAGCAGGGGGGCTGGTCTCCCGGGGCTTCCCCTGTCTCTCCCTGAACAATGGCAGGCTGGCGGGCTggccctgcatctcctgcattgttcgATCCGCAGCACGGGCAGGCAGCTCCCGGCCCCGGCTCCCCGGGGAGCCCCTCGCTGGCAGGGTGAGGATGAGAGGCCCCTCCCCACAAGCCTCGCCCAGCCCAGGGCACAGCCCTCGacttccagccccagccccacctgccAGGCTGCTCCGCCCGCCTGCTGCACCTGGGCCAATACTGCGGGGTTCCACCCAGGGTGTGAACCCCCATCCCTGACGAGGGTTGCCAAGGCCACCCTGGTGCCTGAGTCGGCCTTCCTGTTCTGCCCAAAACACGGCTGCGCTTGAGCAGAGAGACCTCAGCCAGTGGGGCTGCCCCAGGGCCCCAAGCTCCCCAGATGCGCCCCTCTCCATTGGGTCACCTCGATATTTAAACCTGACCTCAGCCAGGTTAGCAGTGGGTGTCCAGGTGGCCTCCTGTCCAGCCCTGTGCACTTGGAGGGTGGGGGTCCAGGCCGGCCCTTGGGTGAACCACTTTGTACCCCCTAGGTCTGAAGATCCGTGCTGGGCAGGGGGATGACTCAGACCAGGCCCTGGAGGCTCCCAGTCTGGGGAAGAGGCACCAGGTCAGCCCACTCACATCACTCAGTGGGAAGAGGATGCAGAGAAGCTGGGTGGGGTGGCCCGAGCAGCCGCCCACCCTCTCTGTGTGGGGCCGCTCTGGGAAGGCCCTGGCTGCTGGACACAgacccctccccccgcccctggCCTTCCATGACCAGGGGCTCCCTCAGGACCCCCAGCACGCGGTCTCGGGCCAGTTCAACAAGGAGAGGCCGGCGCTGGACCAGTGGGAGGGGGCACCCGGCCCATCCCCCATCGGGGAGGGGCCCACGCCGCGCAAGCCAGGGTCAGGATCCAGGACCCCGGCACGGCGCCGCCTCCGCCCGGCAGCACCCGGGCTGACGATCGGCTATCGCGACAGGGCGGGATGacggcgggcgggggcggggtcgCGCCGGGGCGCCGCGGGTTGTTGGCACAATGGGTGACTGCGGGCCGAGTGAGCGGCGGCGCACGCGTACCTGCTTGTCCTCTGCGGGTGCGGGTCGGGTCGGGGGTCGGGTCGGGGTCCAGGGCCGGCCGGCGGGCGGGAGAGAGACCGAGACACGCGATGAGAGGCGCGCGGGCGGCGGGGACAaaggcgcgcgcgcgcgcgggcgggcgggcgccgGGCTCACCTGGGGTCGCCAGCTTGCTCTTGTACCGCAGGCCTGTGCTCATGGTGGCCGCCGGGGGGACGTGCGCGCGGGCGGGGCGGCGACGAGCCGAGGCCAAGGCCGGGCTGCGGGGTGACCGGCCCCTCCGCgccgccgcccgccccgcccgcgCGCCCGCCAGCCAATCGGCGCCCGCCGCGCCCACGCGCGACCCGGCGCGGCCGGCGGGGGCGGGGACCCGGGCGCCCCACCGCCCCGCGCCCGCGGCCTGGGGCGACGCCCTCCCTTCCCGCCGGCCGGGCGCCGGGGCACCCGAGACCCGCACTGAGCCCGGCCCCCGTGACCGCGGTCGCTGTCCACcccgcctcctccctgcccagggccccCGGCCCCCCAACACCGTCCCTGCCCGATCCCCGGCCCCTTACCCAGACCCCGGCTCTGACTCCTCCCCCCTCATGGGACCCCCGTCCACACCTGACCTCTGATCATCCTTGGTGTGCCCCCCGTGAAGCCCGCCCCAGAGGCTCGGGCCGCATGCATGCTCCTCCACCGCGCTGGCCTGGCAGGCTCTGCCCAGCTGAGGTCAGggcatgccccccccccccaactcatCAGGATGGATGCCAGGGGCTTTGGCCTGCAGAGCCCCACTCCTAGCCCTGTCCGGGCAGAAAGCCTGATGCCTGGCGCGAGGCCAGCCCGGCTCCTCTCCGGCAGCTGCTGGTGGCTGTACCTGGCTCTGCGAGTGCACACACCTGGGCAGCCGGTCCGCCCCAGTTCTGGGATCCTTGGTAAGGGGTGAGGGTGAGCTGCCACCCCAGTGCCCTGTGCTCTGCACACCCGCAGGTGGACCCGCTGAGACCACCCTGAGAAGGGGCCCCCGGGCGCTGTGAAGGCGGGCCAGGGTCTGCACCCTACGTAGGCTGAGGTCTCCCCAGGCGGGGTGCCTCCTGTCTCTTTCGGTCACTGCCACACTCCTAGCGACACTCCCAGGTGCCCTCAGCCTGGACCCCCCCCGGGAGCGCCCCCCCAGGAGGCACGTCTGGGGCTCTCAGTCCCTCAGGGAGGGACGTCAGGCCTGTGGTCAGCAGCCCCCCAGGTGAGGGCCCCTCCACAGGCAGGAAGCCCCATCCTGTCCCACCCTCCTGCGCCCTTGGGCCCTCTGCTGGCCTGTGGGCTCTGCCATCTCTGAGCGCCGGCGCTGGGCAGACTGTGTCCCCTCTCAGTGTGAAAGTCAGGGGGGCAGTACCTTCACTGCTGCCCGCTGGTCGGGGTCCCCTCCCCGGGCCCCCGCCCAGTCCAGCACGAGGTGTGGGGCCAGCGGGTTTGGAATTCAGGACTTTCACCCGCTCACAGATGACCTGACGCCTCACGGGGCCCCGGGGCTGTGCCTTGAAATTC harbors:
- the SEPT5 gene encoding septin-5 isoform X1, which encodes MDSLAAPQDRLVEPLLSPRTQAQRRLKDVDKQYVGFATLPNQVHRKSVKKGFDFTLMVAGESGLGKSTLVHSLFLTDLYKERKLLSAEERISQTVEILKHTVDIEEKGVKLKLTIVDTPGFGDAVNNSECWKPITDYVDQQFEQYFRDESGLNRKNIQDNRVHCCLYFISPFGHGLRPVDVGFMKALHEKVNIVPLIAKADCLVPGEIRKLKERIREEIDKFGIHVYQFPECDSDEDEDFKQQDRELKESAPFAVIGSNTVVEAKGQRVRGRLYPWGIVEVENQAHCDFVKLRNMLIRTHMHDLKDVTCDVHYENYRAHCIQQMTSKLTQDSRMESPIPILPLPTPDAETEKLIRMKDEELRRMQEMLQKMKQQMQDQ
- the SEPT5 gene encoding septin-5 isoform X2, producing MSTGLRYKSKLATPEDKQDVDKQYVGFATLPNQVHRKSVKKGFDFTLMVAGESGLGKSTLVHSLFLTDLYKERKLLSAEERISQTVEILKHTVDIEEKGVKLKLTIVDTPGFGDAVNNSECWKPITDYVDQQFEQYFRDESGLNRKNIQDNRVHCCLYFISPFGHGLRPVDVGFMKALHEKVNIVPLIAKADCLVPGEIRKLKERIREEIDKFGIHVYQFPECDSDEDEDFKQQDRELKESAPFAVIGSNTVVEAKGQRVRGRLYPWGIVEVENQAHCDFVKLRNMLIRTHMHDLKDVTCDVHYENYRAHCIQQMTSKLTQDSRMESPIPILPLPTPDAETEKLIRMKDEELRRMQEMLQKMKQQMQDQ